The Borreliella andersonii genome has a segment encoding these proteins:
- a CDS encoding CRASP family complement regulator-acquiring lipoprotein — MEKFLSIKTTVSEMMHQLLLDYQNNINSIKTDENKLKSHVNTLSDQIIKHRKRQKS; from the coding sequence TTGGAAAAATTTTTATCTATAAAAACAACGGTCTCAGAAATGATGCATCAACTCTTACTAGACTATCAAAATAATATAAATAGTATAAAAACAGATGAAAATAAGCTTAAATCCCATGTAAACACACTTTCAGATCAAATTATAAAACACAGGAAGAGGCAGAAAAGCTAA
- a CDS encoding virulence associated lipoprotein has product MKYYIIAGLFVFLFLACNPNSNTNQKDIGYPSNKQGLKSKTETNSNQKVNSNKKESTNKKTETTIFDDLRNLIEKAHTDSEKYKKKLEEEPENQYGLLEGFKLIFWSGSKETNIKASDDNQISKKYRKNIYSTLAIDDNKLKNFSKMLTTSSQMLGVFSVLNNLGDIFEEVIVSLYSKKETLKKLGIPNLDKLKNLFEKLLSIKTTVSETMQQLLLDYQNNKNSINTDINKLNSHAKTIYNQMKVKKEKAYELQKEIFSINK; this is encoded by the coding sequence ATGAAATATTACATCATTGCGGGCTTATTTGTTTTTCTATTTTTAGCTTGCAATCCAAATTCTAACACCAATCAAAAAGACATAGGGTATCCATCTAATAAACAAGGATTAAAATCTAAGACAGAAACAAACTCTAATCAAAAAGTAAATTCTAATAAAAAAGAAAGCACCAATAAAAAAACAGAAACCACAATATTTGATGATTTAAGAAATTTAATAGAAAAAGCCCACACAGATAGCGAAAAATATAAAAAAAAGTTGGAAGAAGAACCTGAAAACCAATACGGATTGTTGGAGGGTTTCAAACTCATTTTTTGGTCAGGATCCAAAGAAACAAATATAAAGGCATCCGACGATAACCAAATATCTAAAAAATATAGAAAAAATATTTATAGTACTCTAGCTATTGATGACAACAAATTAAAGAATTTTTCAAAAATGCTAACAACATCATCTCAAATGCTAGGAGTATTTAGTGTCCTTAACAACCTTGGAGATATCTTTGAAGAGGTAATTGTTAGCTTATATTCCAAAAAAGAAACTCTAAAAAAGCTAGGAATTCCAAATTTAGATAAGCTTAAAAATTTGTTTGAAAAATTATTATCTATAAAAACAACAGTCTCAGAAACTATGCAACAACTTTTATTAGATTATCAAAATAATAAAAATAGTATAAACACAGATATAAATAAGCTTAACTCTCATGCAAAAACAATTTATAATCAAATGAAAGTAAAAAAAGAAAAAGCATACGAACTACAAAAAGAAATATTTTCAATAAATAAATAA
- a CDS encoding plasmid maintenance protein yields MIIKIKNNVNTNFNNLITLEEIIKHNQKNVSPNLIELKYSRLKSYLTKKKIIYQRILKVCWAIELKNNQYYKSNKLKTYSTTEIYNIVNKCLAKDNKKISIRTLEYDISFLNQILLITTKLIHLGKDNGSFAFYIQNKNLWKHRFTIIQEAINEEIKEYLKDKKIVSDFPEEINNAINKSIGKNTKPKSSTADESIADVIPKGIKDINKIQNSTKEYNKKTRKISYKEYIASQLVKVYKIEKPQITKILKISNNEKTYINALRNLKSAIEKYKGEYEIEDISDHFIKEFKNKYSKKIWMMNGKTDKKNDFNEIWEKRFKKTLLNKNLKEQYQSSHEKENKKINNNEKVLNIFFSNNKGFKRISKIEINKN; encoded by the coding sequence ATGATAATAAAAATAAAAAATAATGTCAATACAAATTTTAACAATCTCATAACATTAGAAGAAATTATAAAGCACAATCAAAAAAACGTAAGCCCTAATTTAATAGAGTTAAAATACTCAAGACTAAAATCATATTTAACTAAAAAAAAGATTATATACCAACGAATACTCAAGGTATGCTGGGCAATTGAACTTAAAAACAACCAATACTATAAATCTAACAAACTTAAAACATATTCTACAACAGAAATATATAATATAGTTAATAAATGTCTTGCAAAAGATAATAAAAAAATATCAATCAGGACCTTAGAATATGATATATCATTTTTAAATCAAATACTCTTAATAACAACCAAATTAATACATTTAGGCAAAGATAATGGAAGCTTTGCATTTTATATACAAAACAAAAATCTTTGGAAACACCGTTTCACAATTATTCAGGAAGCAATTAATGAAGAAATAAAAGAATATTTAAAAGACAAAAAAATAGTATCTGATTTTCCCGAAGAGATTAACAATGCTATAAACAAAAGCATTGGAAAAAATACAAAACCTAAAAGCTCAACTGCAGATGAATCAATTGCAGATGTTATACCTAAAGGTATAAAAGATATAAATAAGATACAGAATTCTACAAAAGAATACAATAAAAAAACAAGAAAAATTTCTTATAAAGAATATATTGCAAGTCAATTAGTAAAAGTCTATAAGATAGAAAAACCACAAATAACAAAAATACTCAAAATAAGCAATAATGAAAAAACCTACATAAACGCATTAAGAAACTTAAAGTCGGCAATAGAAAAATATAAGGGAGAGTATGAAATTGAGGATATTTCAGACCACTTTATAAAAGAGTTTAAAAATAAGTATAGTAAAAAAATATGGATGATGAATGGAAAAACTGACAAAAAAAATGACTTCAATGAAATTTGGGAAAAAAGATTTAAAAAAACGCTTCTGAATAAAAATTTAAAAGAACAATATCAAAGCAGTCATGAAAAAGAAAATAAAAAAATTAATAACAACGAGAAAGTACTAAACATTTTTTTTTCTAATAACAAAGGTTTTAAACGAATCAGCAAAATTGAAATTAACAAAAATTAA